The region CGACTGCCTGGACGCCGCCAACCGGTGGGCCGACGCCGAGGCGGTGCAGGCCGCACCGGCCTCCCTGACCTCCTACGAGTGGGACCGGGGCTCGCTCACCCACCTCCTGGTCCGGCTGGACGAGGAGGGGGCGGCCGCGGCGATCGCCTCGCGGCCGCCCGCCGGCTGCGACACCTACACCGCCACCTACGAGGACGGCACCTCCTCCGGCTACGAGGTGCGCGACCTCGCGGAACTGCCGACGCTGGGCGACGAGTCGCGCGGCTTCGCCGTGGACGTGGACACCGACGGCGAGCGCAACCACATGTACAGCGTCATGTACCGCAACGGCGACCTGGTCGGCACCACCTCGATCATGGGACCGGGGGCCCTGGAGGACTACCAGGAGATGCTGGTGGAGTTCACCCGCGCCTCCGTGGACCGCCAGCAGGAGAAGCTCGGTTAGCGGGTCACGCCCCGCCGCGGCCGCCGGCCACCTCCGCCTCCAGGTCCTCGCTCGGCCAGGCGTCGGAGCGCCCCGAGGGGTTCTCCAGCGCCTTGCCCAGGCTCGCGGCCTCCCTGGCCTCGTCCCGGCGCCGGGCGTCCAGCCGCGCCGCCCGGCGCGGGCCGGGCAGCCTGCGCGGCGGCCCCTGGAGCTCGCGGTCGGACACCGCGCCGAAGGACGCCACGGACGTACCGCTCCCCCGGTCCACCACGGCCGCGCGCACGGCGGTGCGCCGCCGCCCGCCGATGCGCACCGCGAAGACCACGTCCACGCGGGTGCCGTGCCGCAGCCCGTCGTAGCGCAGGAAGCGGTGGCAGCCGTGGCGCCAGGTGTCGAGCGGCTCGGTGTCGAGCAGCATCGGCCTGTTGGTGCGCCACACGTCGCTGCGGCGGAGCCTGCGCCAGACCGCGCGCTCGGAGACCTCCCGCAGCTCGCAGGGCTCGCGGTGCCGCAGCCGGGCGGCGGTCCCGCGGAGTTCGGGGCTGAGCGCGGCCAGCAGGAGCAGCTCGGCGCCCAGCACGGCGGCGTGCGCCGGGCCCGCGCCCAGGACCGCCTGCCAGGCGGTGGGCTCCAGGCCCAGGGTGAGCAGGGCCGCGGCCGACAGCAGCCCGGCCCGGGTCAGGGTGCGCCACCCGATGGGCGCCCGGCTGAGCCCGCCGAAGCACCCGCAGCCCGCCTCCGGGTCGCGGCGGCGGACCAGCAGCAGCACGGCGACGGACGCGGCGAACACCAGGGCGGTGAGCAGCCGGACCGCCTCTCCGGGCACCCCGGAGAGCAGGACCAGCCCTGCGGCCAGTGCGGCCTCCAGCAGCCCGGTGCCGAGCACCGCGGGGCGGCGCAGGCGCGCGGGCAGCAGGACCGAGAGCCCCGAGGACGCGTCCCGGGAGCCGAGCTTGGTGAGCGCGCCGAACAGCAGCAGTACCGCCAGGAGCGGCAGCTGGACCTCTCTC is a window of Nocardiopsis changdeensis DNA encoding:
- a CDS encoding MauE/DoxX family redox-associated membrane protein → MSAEILQALREVQLPLLAVLLLFGALTKLGSRDASSGLSVLLPARLRRPAVLGTGLLEAALAAGLVLLSGVPGEAVRLLTALVFAASVAVLLLVRRRDPEAGCGCFGGLSRAPIGWRTLTRAGLLSAAALLTLGLEPTAWQAVLGAGPAHAAVLGAELLLLAALSPELRGTAARLRHREPCELREVSERAVWRRLRRSDVWRTNRPMLLDTEPLDTWRHGCHRFLRYDGLRHGTRVDVVFAVRIGGRRRTAVRAAVVDRGSGTSVASFGAVSDRELQGPPRRLPGPRRAARLDARRRDEAREAASLGKALENPSGRSDAWPSEDLEAEVAGGRGGA